The nucleotide sequence agatattagactttgttcgggagcatgttcaggcatttttgcctttttctccattttcccttacttttcacccagtgttgtgtctttattattatattttcaaaaataaaggatgaatattaatgttcccctgtccgttctgataaaaacggtccaagaatgacatcgatcgcccctacggtttcagagttatggccagttgttcgggagcatgcgcctccatgttataaagcctagaccaggggagacagagagagaggtgctgcgtgagtgagaaacagcaggtgtcaagttacactgacgctctttgctgattggctgattcattcctcactgttctatttatagctctgtgtatctcctactgtatatgtctggatgtgattctgtctttctttctgcctctctgtgtctcacactgggacacacacccacacacactcacacacacacccacacacacacacacacagacacacacacaaacacagacacacacacacccacacacacacacacatacagacacacacacacccacagacacacacacacacagacacacacacagacacacacacacacacacacagacacacacacacacacacacacacacacacacacacacagacacacacacccaccctcacacacacacacacacacacacacacacacacacacacacacacacacacacacagacacacacagacacacacacacacacacacacagacacagacacacacacacacacacacacacacacagacacacacacacccacacacagacacacacacacccacacacacacacagacacacacacagacacaccctcacacacaccctcacacacacacacacagacacacacacacacacaaacacagacacacacacagacacacccttacacacaccctcacacacacacacacagacacacacacaaacacacacacacacacacagacacacacacacccacacacacacacccagacacacacagacttatagaagatatgcagcatcttgctgcaaacaccaaaggatctaagcttcctcaagaagtacagtctgctctgtcccttcttgtagatggcttcacagttgcatctccactctagtctgttgtccaggtgaacaccgaggtatttatactcctccaccacctccacttcttctcccatgatagaaatagtgtttgacttattcctgtttctcttaaaatctacaatcatctcctttgttttagtcacgttcaaaatgagatgattgtttccacaccatgccacaaagcggtccaccaccttcctgtactcagcttcttctccatctctgatccaccaacaactccagaatcatccgagtatttctgcagatgacaggagtctgtcttgtacaggaagtctgaggtgtacagagtgaaaaggaatggtgagagtaccgtcccctgtggtgctcctgtgctgctgactacctggttagactcacaacccttcagtctcacaaactgtggtctgtttgtcaggtagtctttgatccaggagattgttgaggcctccacctgagtcttctggagtttctgacaaagcaaatcaggttggattgtattaaatgcactggagaaatcaaagaacatgatcctcacagtgctgctggctttgtccagatgacagtgggtttgttgaagcaggtgtttgatggcatcttcaactccaactccacagcgataagcaaactgaaggaggttctgatggtttactgtttgcttactcaggtgggccaacaggagtctctataggaccttcatgatgtgagatgtcagggcaacaggtccatagtcattgaggactgatgggtgtgggggtgagtggaggttgggggccatccatccaacctctaATATTCAGAAATTCAAATCTGCCAAAGTGGGAAAAGAAAGTGTGAATATTTCCTCCTAAAATACAATTAAGAATAAGCCTCAAAGTTCATTTTAAAGTCAGAAAAAAGCACAGAGCCATTAATGTTAGTGACTGATGTAATTCCTGTATGAGCATTAAACCTAAAAGCAAACCGCTGACAGGGACTGCTGGGATTCTGCATCAAATCTAACACTTTGACGTCAGAATTAATGGAAGATCTGGCGTTTTTAACTGGGCCTTCATTAGGGAAATCACCTGCTGAAGTGCATCATGTTTTCAGCCGCTCAGCCCAGAACCCTGCTGGTTGTTTCCTTTACTTTTTAGCTGACTTCACCGGTGATGATCAGCCAACATTTACATGATTACAGACAGATCCATTTGAAGCAAACGTTTTTAAAGAAACAGCACCATCTTTTGGTCTGAAGGACTATGGCTGATGCCTTCACTGCAAGGAAAACCTGCAGTCAGCTCTGACCTGGTGTCCACCTGGTTAATCTGAGCATTAAAGTTAAAAGGCCTTGAGTTATATTTGAATACCATCTCTGCTTAATGGATTCTCAGAGTGTTAGCCGTACTCGAACCATTCataatgaaaacacagaagctcattttacattttgccgTGAGACGAGCGTGATGGATCTGTTTCATAAGGCTCACAGCTCAGAGAACCTGAACAGACCGGCTGGTGATTCTTCAGACTGCCTCCTGAGACGGCTATACTTCACTTCTTTAAAGCTAAGTGCCAAACTGACTTAACACAGTGGTTCTGGAAGTTGGTGGAGCGAATACAGATGCAGTTgcataaaaagcaacacaaatcTGTACAAGAACACTTAACATTTCAAACATTGTCCATAAAACATTTTCCCTGAGGATGGTTGCTGCATGAGTTCTCCATTCCACTTTAAATGTATCTTTGAAACAGAAGTTTTTGGAGTGAGACAGGTTTCCTCTGACAAGTTTTCTGGTGAGACTCAGTAACTAAAAGTGAGGAAATATTTAATTAGTTGTCAAAGTAACAAACTGAATGGCTCTGATGTGTCTGAAGAGCTCAGACACATTGGCTTTGATTAACTTCCAATGAAGTCAGAAATGGAAAAGTACAGAACAACTTCTGCACTTATTGGCttgaaaataaattcatgtttaaTGTAAACAGCAGAATCTGAGACTTGAGGAGCCATCACACCAAACCGGCGCACCCTGGcgacaaaaagaacaaaaaaacagattttattcagttttaaattAGCCACTTTTCTGTTGTACTGTTCCTCTTTAGTTCTAAGCTTGGAGGTGCAGAGATATCACGATAAATTAAACTAATATAAGGTTCATgatctcaaaataaaactgaaggaaTTTTGATCACAACCTAACGTGTTCAGTTTTTCCTGTGTTGGAATCAGAACCATATTTTTTCCTCAGttggtttttatttctatttcctGAGTGCCTGATGCACCCTGGCtccatggtggtgcagttggtagctcTGTTGCCTtggagcaagaaggtcctgggttcagcTCCTGGGTTcggctctttctgcatgtagtttgcatgttctccccatgcatgcatgggttctctctgggttctccggcttcctccctcAGTCCAAAAACGTGActagtctctctaaattacccttaggtgtgatagtgtgtgtttatgtgtgtgtgtctctgttgccctgtgatggactggcgatgtGTCCAGGGTGGACCATGCCTCTCGTCTaataactgctggagataggctccaGCTACCCTGCATGGATGATGAGGGGGCATTCTGAGCATGTTTAAATGGTGATTAATTACTATTATTAGGGTGACTTAAATGACTCTTTCAGGTTGAAGTAGTTTGAAAGAACTAAtctatttaatgtaaaaatagtCAGTATATAACATTTTTACTGCAGATTTGGAGAAGCTCAGATTTTAATTCCTTAGGAACTTGAATGtgctttgttgctttttttaatctaaCAATGCAAACAAATTATATTCAAAAACCTTACAATTAACTTTATAATAttgattgtatttatttgtttattgttttggtggAGCTTTGTAAACATACTGGATattaaactgttaacatgcccaaaatatgtttttaatgtttgataaaaatattttagactGAAGTTGTTTTAAAAGAGATGCTTAAAATGGAAGAAAGTCAATATATGATTAAATGAGGACGTTTCCGTTTTCCTTAAGGAAAAATGTGCCTGGATTTTAAAGGACTTCTTCGGGAGTCAGGCTGCTTACTTCTTCACAGTTAAACACATTAAACTCCTTAAAATTATGAAGAATCATGAATAAATTGTGATGTTTTTTAAGCTCTAAAACACTATCTTCTGCTCCTGCCATTAGTCTTTAGGACATGATTTGCAGGTTCAAAGGTTAATCCGAGCAGATTTAAAGTCATGGTGGAAGCATCTTAAAGAGCTTCAGTGGAAGTGATTAATTATGTGTGAAAGGTTGGATCCAAGGTGTTCGTATGCGCTGCATCAGGTTGCAATATGCTTCTTATTTGTCAGTTTCTGTTCTGATTTTTCTGTGATGTAAGGAATAATCAGGTGATTTCTGCTGAATAGGTAACCACTGAGAGACTTTCACAGTTTTTAAGAATCTTCTGACAAAATTTTATGTTTGTTAAACGTTTGCTGAATATATCTGCaagaaacatctaaatgaaTCTATGAGCTGGAAATCCAGATGTGTTCAAAAGTACAGCTTTAGGCACTCTTTGTGAGAACATCTTGTTGGTTTATGAAAAGGTTACTAGTATTTAATGGCTCTTTTTCAGGCCTCGTTTCTTTAGTTATGTACAGAGGCATAACATTTGAGGAACCAAACTGTACAGAGTTAGAGGTTTAGAGTTGCTAAATTTGTCAAGGAGAGTGGTTAGGATCGGTAAACTGGAGTTTGGCTACATGCTGGGAACAAACACCACAGATCTGATGGTTGCCATTAAAGCGTTGATTGCATGAGAAAGGTCAGAAGGAGGTGGACAGAGTTTTTGTGGATCTAGAGAAAGCAGATGACTGGCTGCCAAGAGAAGAGCAGTGATGTTGCAAGACGAGGTATGTGACAGAGGTGcagaaatgcacaaaaacagTGAGACAGAGGTGAGGTGTGTGGTAGGAGTAACACAATGGAAACATGGTATTGAGGAGATTCTGCCAGGATCAGTTTTGAGCTCCTACTTGTTTACAGTAACTACGGAAAATTtcaaatttactttttaatcaGTAAAAAATCTTTAGATTAACGTACGTTTCTGCACTTTTTGTAAAGTTAAATAGCATAAACAAAAGGCTCTTATGGGATACATATGAGAGAGTTGgttttgttggaccacttgtttgctgagtattggactatctgcacgttgttggacgtcactgtgcctcatggtgaaattccccattttctttgtcttcaacctcactgcttgctagcttgccgccaaaagttttataactctttgtctgctcaggagttgactgagtataactgagttacagtcggagctgcgcccCCAACCGcccctcaccaccacaccccttcgtcatattatcatttttgccataactgctggtttgatcccactgctgttttcctttattttgttcagttagatattttaccccttttatgtagaactttgcatgtttgagtaggtgaagattattaaatcagaagaacggattgtatcaggctgtgatttaataaatattcacatagataaagagaaggcgtttctgggttattttgtgtaagagttatttgtcagtcaagataaggttaaaagttccccacgtttcagcagaaacggtcgattaaacagtgacatctagtaatagttattaattattacggagtatttaacggttgtagttatcaaaggcgttgagccacaattacaacaccagaagacatctctggtctcgattcataaatgaggattttggttaagaaattgattttgtcaaattatgatttttaattataattattgataaggattaatcaatcaataatcataactcccaacagtttattaattaatttgacAGGAAACATTTGCGTGCTTTAGGCCACTGTCAGGAGTAGAAAACATATGCTTGTCCTCAGGCAGCAGCAGTCAGAACAACACTAACAGCAGAACACAAAGGGAGATAAATGATGCTGGATATGGACAGTAATTGGGAGACCAGGCGTAGAGCTGAAGGATGTTTGGTCCTGCAGACAGTTTGAAGGAGATGTTCTTCAGATGCATTTTAGCAGGTACGAGTTGCAATTGGCTCCTCTTCCACAGTCACAGAGTTTCCCGATTCGGGGACCAAACTTCATGGCACAGCGGTCCCCCATCCCACACTGAGGAAGACAAACAGACGGTAATTCTTCAACGCTGAGTCAAAACTAGATCATTAATGAGGCCTGACGTCTTCAAGGAAAAATATTAGATCAGTTCCATCATTACAGCACAAATATTTCATATGATTaatctttcaaatgtttttcctttgaaTAATTTGCATATATAAATCAAAAAGAGTCAGAAGAAGGAAAATCAGCTCAACATTTTCCATCAGCGTAATTAGATCCTGCTCATTAGTTCAAACTGAGTCTGTAGTTAAGATGTTGATTGATTTTCACCAACGAGGACTGAGAAGCTTTTATAGTCTGAAATCAGGCAGCAATCTTTATTTAATCTGTAATTAGAGCATTGTTATCTTTTAATTAGTGGCAGGTATGCTTCTCAAATGGGTTTCattaaaaaggaacaaaaggATGTTTGCAGCATAGACTCAGCAGACTTAAATtaagcattaaaataaaactgcattgcaTTAATATTAATGTAGAAAGTGTTGCTTGCCAGTGGGATgctccctcttttctctgtgGAAGAGACACGGCTGTGGATCCGACCCAGCAGAACCTCAAGAGCTTCTACCTACACAGCAACAAGCACAGGAAGAGAAATATAAGGAAAGACAAACGCAGAAATAACAAAATGACCTTAAAGTGTTAGAGAAACGTATTTATCTGTAGaaactgtgcaaaggttttcaaaAGTTCGTGTTCATTTGAGATCAACAACATACCCGAGACTTATTGCAAAAAGGGATTAGGGTCCTTTTTATAAAAACAGCTGAGATTTTATATTCGGGAAAATGTTAGATTTTATGTAACATTCAATGTATTTGTCTCTTTTGCTTTGCTTGtttcctttttatatatttttatatcaaaatgattatttttaaacttgtttCATTCTTTACCCGTTGTTGTTTATGTTTAGaggttttttctcatttttatttatttattacaattttttgattttcttttaaaacaaagggatttaaaatattctttacaTAATCTGTAGTGTGCCACCTGTAATGGTCATTTTGTAGCCACTTGCCTTTTACACACGGATCTTACTACAAACAGCCCAAGAGAAACCAGGATACATAAAGCATCACAAATGATTCCAAAACTATTGATCAAGATCAATTTAAAAGATACA is from Girardinichthys multiradiatus isolate DD_20200921_A chromosome 4, DD_fGirMul_XY1, whole genome shotgun sequence and encodes:
- the cartl gene encoding cocaine- and amphetamine-regulated transcript-like → MESSRVLQGLLLLSLLSVLCHGEVSQEVSAEDFEVEKLDPAADRDLVEALEVLLGRIHSRVSSTEKRGSIPLCGMGDRCAMKFGPRIGKLCDCGRGANCNSYLLKCI